From the genome of Acidimicrobiales bacterium:
GCCGTCTCCTCGAGCCCGACGCGCACGACGCGGAGGTCGATCCGCTGATCTCGGGCCTGGGCTTCGGTAAGCCCGACCGACGCGACCTGTGGGTCGGTGAACGTCACCCGGGGGACCATGCCGTGATCGGCTTGGTCCGACGACGGGCGCCCGAGCAGCGTGTCGACGGCGATCCGGGCGTGGTACTTGCCCATGTGGGTGAACAGGGCGCGGCCGTTGACATCGCCGATGGCGTACAGCCAGGCTCCCTGCACCGCCGATGCACACATCGTGTCGTCGACGGCCACGGCGCGACCGGGCTCCAGGCCCACCGTGTCGAGTCCGAGATCAGCCGTGTTGGGTCGGCGACCGACGCATACGAGAATCTCGTCGGCCGTGAGCTGCCGGCCGTCCTCCAGGGTGGCCGTGACCGGCGCGTCGTCCGCGCCCCGGTGGGCGGCGATCAGCTTGGTGCCGGTGATGACGGCGATGCCCTCGGCACCGAACGCCGCCGCGACCTGCTCGCCGGCGAAGGCCTCTTCGTTGGGCACCAGGCGCTCGGCCGCCTCGACGACCGTCACCTGGCGACTGCCGAGACGACGCCAGGCCTGTGCCATCTCCACCCCCACGGCGCCGCCGCCGAGCACGAGGAGCCTGTCGGGAGCCTCCTCGGCCGAGGTGACGTCGCGGTTGTCCCAGGTGCGGATGTCACGAAGGCCTTCGATCGGGGGGATGACCGGAGTCGAGCCGGTGGCAAGGATCACCCCCCTGGTAGCCGACAACATCCGCCTGGAGCCATCCGGCGCCTCGATCTCGACGCGTCGTTCGCCGGCCAGCCTGCCGCGGCCCCGAACGAGACTGGCGCCCACCCCGTCGAGCCAGCGGACCTGGCCCTTGTCGTCCCACCCG
Proteins encoded in this window:
- a CDS encoding NAD(P)/FAD-dependent oxidoreductase, giving the protein MADEYDVIVVGGGPAGEHAVGRCTDAGLTTAVVERELVGGECSYWACIPSKTLLRPGQVLAAARRVPGAAQAVRGALDTSEALARRDWMTAGWDDKGQVRWLDGVGASLVRGRGRLAGERRVEIEAPDGSRRMLSATRGVILATGSTPVIPPIEGLRDIRTWDNRDVTSAEEAPDRLLVLGGGAVGVEMAQAWRRLGSRQVTVVEAAERLVPNEEAFAGEQVAAAFGAEGIAVITGTKLIAAHRGADDAPVTATLEDGRQLTADEILVCVGRRPNTADLGLDTVGLEPGRAVAVDDTMCASAVQGAWLYAIGDVNGRALFTHMGKYHARIAVDTLLGRPSSDQADHGMVPRVTFTDPQVASVGLTEAQARDQRIDLRVVRVGLEETAAAAIAGQGVTGTAQLVIDESRQVIVGATFTGPDIDGILHSATVAIVGEVPMDRLRHAVAAFPSLTEVWLELDLAYRAQHRSSDPHTTGASS